In Fusobacterium canifelinum, a genomic segment contains:
- a CDS encoding TlpA family protein disulfide reductase: MKKKILILLLFILSLTSFAVPLNNMDKDGNVTLPNIELVDQYGKKHNLQDYKGKVIMLNFWVSWCSDCKAEMPKVVELYKEYGENKKDLIILGVATPISKKYPNNKDRIDKTALLKYIKDNGYIFPSLFDETGRTYAEYEVVEYPSTYIIDRNGYLKVYVKGAVSKEELKKYIESVLNPIQK; this comes from the coding sequence ATGAAAAAGAAAATTTTAATTTTATTATTATTTATTTTATCTTTAACAAGTTTTGCAGTACCATTAAACAATATGGATAAGGATGGTAATGTTACTTTACCAAATATTGAACTTGTTGACCAATATGGAAAAAAACATAATTTACAAGATTATAAGGGTAAAGTTATCATGCTTAATTTTTGGGTAAGCTGGTGTAGTGATTGTAAGGCTGAAATGCCAAAAGTTGTAGAATTATACAAAGAATATGGGGAAAATAAAAAAGATTTAATAATCCTTGGAGTTGCAACTCCTATATCTAAGAAATATCCAAATAATAAAGATAGAATTGATAAAACAGCATTATTAAAATATATAAAAGATAATGGATACATCTTCCCAAGTTTGTTTGATGAAACAGGTAGAACTTATGCTGAATATGAAGTAGTCGAATACCCTTCAACTTATATTATTGATAGAAATGGATATTTAAAAGTTTATGTAAAAGGTGCTGTTTCAAAAGAAGAATTAAAGAAATATATTGAAAGTGTTTTAAATCCTATACAAAAATAA
- a CDS encoding AMP-binding protein, with amino-acid sequence MQIVTDKNKVALYYKDIAVTYKEFILNTKKIKQFTKIKEFTNNMIYMENRPELLYSFFAIWDSRATCVCIDASSTAEEMTYYIDNSDVAKIFTSNMQVEKVKEALSILNKEIEIVIVDEINLDEIKIDEKSSENLVINSPEKEDIALILYTSGTTGKPKGVMLTFDNILANVDSLDVYKMYEETDVTIALLPLHHILPLLGTGVMPLLYSATIVFLEDISSVALIDAMKKYKVTMMIGVPKLWEVMHKKIMDTINSKGITRFIFKLAKKINSLTFSKVIFKKVSEGFGGHIKFFVSGGSKLNPQITKDFHTLGIKICEGYGMTETSPIISYTPRNDIVPDSAGRVIKDVEVKIADDNEILVKGRNVMKGYYKNPEATAEIIDKDGWLHTGDLGKLVNGYLYVTGRKKEMIVLSNGKNINPIEIETKISSMTNLISEIVVTEYNSILTAVIHPDFEKVKEEKVDNIYENLKWEVVDKYNQKAPDYKKILDVKIINEDFPKTKIGKIKRFMIADMLEGKIEKQERKPEPNFEEYNNIKKYLVSVKEKDVYFDSHIEIDLGMDSLDMVEFQHFLDLNYGIKEENLISKHPTLLELANYIRDNKNQEKIGNLDWKEIINKDTKADLPSSSFVAVIFKFLSFILFKTFFRVKVKGKEKIETERPTIFVANHQSFLDGFLFNYSVPLKVLKKTYFLATVIHFKSSIMKFMANSSNVVLVDMNKDIAEVMQILAKLLKENNNIAIYPEGTRTRDGKIDKFKKSFAILAKELNVDVQPYVIDGAYDLFPAGKKFPRPGKITVEFLDKIKVEKLTYDEIVNEAYSVIKNKVEA; translated from the coding sequence ATGCAAATCGTAACTGATAAAAATAAAGTAGCTTTATATTATAAAGATATAGCTGTTACTTATAAAGAATTTATCTTAAATACAAAAAAAATAAAACAATTTACAAAAATAAAAGAATTTACAAACAATATGATATATATGGAAAATAGACCAGAATTATTATATAGTTTTTTTGCTATTTGGGATAGTAGAGCAACTTGTGTTTGTATAGATGCTTCAAGCACAGCAGAAGAAATGACATATTATATTGATAATTCAGATGTTGCTAAAATATTTACTTCTAATATGCAAGTTGAAAAAGTAAAAGAAGCTCTAAGTATTTTAAATAAGGAAATTGAAATTGTTATTGTAGATGAGATAAATTTAGATGAAATAAAAATTGATGAAAAGTCATCTGAAAATTTAGTGATTAATTCACCTGAAAAAGAAGATATAGCTTTAATACTATATACTTCTGGAACAACTGGAAAACCTAAGGGAGTTATGTTGACATTTGACAATATTTTAGCAAATGTTGATTCACTTGATGTTTATAAGATGTATGAGGAAACTGATGTAACTATTGCACTATTACCATTACATCATATACTACCACTTTTAGGAACAGGTGTTATGCCTCTTTTATATTCTGCAACAATAGTATTTCTTGAAGATATTTCTTCTGTTGCACTAATAGATGCAATGAAGAAATATAAGGTTACTATGATGATAGGTGTTCCTAAACTTTGGGAAGTAATGCATAAAAAGATTATGGATACTATAAATTCAAAGGGAATAACAAGATTTATTTTTAAATTAGCTAAAAAAATCAATTCTTTGACTTTTAGTAAAGTGATTTTTAAAAAAGTGAGTGAAGGTTTTGGAGGGCATATTAAATTTTTTGTATCAGGAGGATCTAAATTGAATCCACAAATTACAAAGGATTTTCATACTCTTGGAATAAAAATTTGTGAAGGTTATGGAATGACTGAGACTTCTCCAATAATTTCATATACTCCAAGAAATGATATAGTTCCTGATTCAGCAGGTAGAGTCATTAAAGATGTTGAAGTTAAAATTGCTGATGACAATGAAATTCTTGTTAAGGGTAGAAATGTAATGAAAGGTTACTATAAAAATCCTGAGGCGACTGCTGAAATAATAGATAAAGATGGCTGGTTACATACTGGAGATTTAGGAAAGTTAGTGAATGGTTATTTATATGTAACAGGTAGAAAAAAGGAAATGATAGTTTTATCTAATGGTAAGAATATAAATCCTATTGAAATTGAAACAAAAATTTCTTCTATGACTAATTTAATATCTGAGATAGTGGTTACAGAGTACAATTCTATTTTAACAGCAGTTATACATCCAGATTTTGAAAAGGTAAAAGAAGAAAAGGTTGACAATATTTATGAAAATTTAAAATGGGAAGTAGTTGATAAATATAATCAAAAGGCTCCTGATTATAAAAAGATATTAGATGTTAAAATTATAAATGAAGATTTTCCAAAAACAAAAATTGGTAAGATTAAAAGATTTATGATAGCAGATATGCTGGAAGGAAAAATTGAGAAACAAGAGAGAAAACCTGAACCTAATTTTGAAGAATATAATAATATTAAAAAATATCTTGTTAGTGTTAAGGAAAAAGATGTATATTTTGATTCTCATATTGAAATTGATTTAGGTATGGATTCTTTGGATATGGTAGAGTTCCAACATTTCTTAGATTTAAATTATGGGATTAAAGAAGAAAACTTAATTTCTAAACATCCTACTCTTTTAGAGCTTGCTAACTATATAAGAGATAATAAAAATCAAGAAAAAATAGGAAACTTAGATTGGAAAGAAATTATAAATAAGGATACAAAAGCAGATTTACCAAGTTCAAGTTTTGTAGCAGTAATTTTTAAATTTTTATCTTTTATACTTTTTAAAACATTTTTTAGAGTTAAAGTAAAAGGTAAAGAAAAAATTGAAACTGAAAGACCTACTATTTTTGTTGCAAACCACCAAAGTTTCTTAGATGGCTTCTTATTTAATTATTCTGTTCCTTTAAAAGTTTTGAAAAAAACTTATTTCTTAGCAACAGTAATACATTTTAAAAGTTCTATAATGAAATTTATGGCAAATTCTTCAAATGTTGTCTTAGTTGATATGAATAAGGATATTGCAGAAGTAATGCAGATACTTGCTAAACTTTTAAAAGAAAATAACAATATTGCTATTTATCCAGAGGGTACAAGAACGAGAGATGGAAAAATAGATAAGTTTAAAAAATCTTTTGCTATTCTTGCAAAAGAATTAAATGTTGATGTTCAACCCTATGTTATAGATGGTGCTTATGACTTGTTTCCAGCTGGTAAAAAATTTCCTAGGCCTGGAAAAATTACTGTTGAATTTTTAGATAAAATAAAAGTTGAAAAACTTACTTATGATGAGATAGTAAATGAAGCTTACTCAGTTATTAAAAATAAAGTAGAAGCTTAA
- a CDS encoding DUF1846 domain-containing protein: MKIGFDHEKYLEEQSKYILERVNNHDKLYIEFGGKLLGDLHAKRVLPGFDENAKIKVLNKLKDKIEVIICVYAGDIERNKIRGDFGITYDMDVFRLIDDLRENDLKVNSVVITRYEDRPSTALFITRLERRGIKVYKHYATKGYPSDVDTIVSDEGYGKNAYIETTKPIVVVTAPGPGSGKLATCLSQLYHEYKRGKDVGYSKFETFPVWNVPLKHPLNIAYEAATVDLNDVNMIDPFHLEEYGEIAVNYNRDIEAFPLLKRIIEKITGKKSIYQSPTDMGVNRVGFGITDDEVVKKASEQEIIRRYFKTGCDYKKGNTDLETFKRSEFIMHSLGLKEEDRKVVTFARKKLELLNGEKNDKQKTVSAIAFEMPDGKIITGKKSSLMDAPSAAILNSLKYLSNFDDELLLISPTILEPIIKLKEKTLKNRYIPLDCEEILIALSITAATNPMAEVALSKLSQLEGVQAHSTHILGRNDEQYLRKLGIDVTSDQVFPTENLYYNQ, encoded by the coding sequence ATGAAAATAGGTTTTGACCATGAAAAATATTTAGAAGAACAATCTAAGTATATACTTGAAAGAGTTAATAACCATGATAAGTTGTATATTGAATTTGGAGGAAAACTTTTAGGGGATTTACATGCTAAAAGAGTTTTACCTGGATTTGATGAGAATGCCAAAATTAAAGTTTTAAATAAACTTAAAGATAAAATAGAAGTTATAATCTGTGTTTATGCAGGGGATATAGAGAGAAATAAGATCAGAGGTGATTTTGGAATCACTTATGATATGGATGTTTTTAGACTTATTGATGATTTAAGAGAAAATGATTTAAAAGTTAATAGTGTGGTTATTACTAGATATGAAGATAGACCTTCAACAGCTCTTTTTATAACAAGGCTTGAAAGAAGAGGGATAAAGGTATATAAGCATTACGCAACAAAAGGATATCCTAGTGATGTTGACACAATAGTAAGTGATGAAGGTTATGGAAAAAATGCCTATATAGAAACAACAAAACCAATAGTTGTTGTAACTGCACCAGGTCCAGGAAGTGGAAAACTTGCAACTTGTTTAAGTCAACTTTACCATGAATATAAAAGAGGAAAAGATGTGGGATATTCTAAATTTGAAACTTTTCCAGTTTGGAATGTTCCTTTAAAACACCCTTTAAATATAGCTTATGAAGCTGCAACAGTTGATTTGAATGATGTTAACATGATAGATCCATTTCATTTAGAAGAATATGGAGAAATTGCAGTAAATTATAATAGAGATATAGAAGCTTTCCCATTATTAAAAAGAATTATTGAAAAGATAACAGGAAAAAAATCAATCTACCAATCTCCAACTGATATGGGAGTTAATAGAGTTGGTTTTGGTATAACTGATGATGAAGTAGTTAAAAAAGCATCTGAACAAGAGATAATAAGAAGATATTTTAAAACAGGTTGTGATTATAAAAAAGGAAATACAGATTTAGAAACATTTAAAAGATCAGAATTTATAATGCACAGTTTAGGTTTAAAAGAAGAAGATAGAAAAGTAGTGACTTTTGCTAGAAAAAAATTGGAGCTTTTAAATGGAGAAAAAAATGATAAACAAAAAACAGTTTCTGCTATTGCATTTGAAATGCCAGATGGAAAAATAATAACAGGAAAAAAATCATCTTTAATGGATGCTCCTTCAGCAGCTATATTAAATTCATTGAAGTATCTTTCTAATTTTGACGATGAGCTTCTATTAATTTCACCAACAATTTTAGAACCAATTATAAAGTTAAAAGAAAAAACTTTAAAAAATAGATATATCCCACTTGATTGTGAAGAAATATTGATAGCTTTAAGTATTACAGCAGCAACTAATCCTATGGCAGAAGTTGCTCTATCTAAATTATCTCAGTTAGAGGGAGTACAAGCACATTCGACACATATTTTAGGAAGAAATGATGAACAATATTTAAGAAAACTTGGAATTGATGTTACATCAGATCAAGTTTTTCCAACTGAAAATTTATACTACAATCAATAA
- the pckA gene encoding phosphoenolpyruvate carboxykinase (ATP) encodes MKMYGLEKLGINNVTAAHYNLSPAQLVEKALANNEGTLSDTGAFVILTGKYTGRAPDDKFFVDTPEVHKYIDWSRNQPIEKEKFDAIFGKLVAYLQNREIFIFDGRAGANPEYTRRFRVINELASQNLFIHQLLIRTDEEYNENNDIDFTIISAPNFHCVPEIDGVNSEAAIIINFEKKIAIICATKYSGEIKKSVFSIMNYIMPHENILPMHCSANMDPVTHETAIFFGLSGTGKTTLSADPNRKLIGDDEHGWCDKGIFNFEGGCYAKCINLKEESEPEIYRAIKFGSLVENVVVDPITRKIQYEDASITPNTRVGYPIHYIPNAELSGVGGIPKVVIFLTADSFGVLPPISRLSQEAAMYHFVTGFTAKLAGTELGVKEPVPTFSTCFGEPFMPMDPSVYAKMLGERLQKHNTKVYLINTGWSGGAYGTGKRINLKYTRAMVTAVLNGYFDNAEYKHDDIFNLDIPQSCPGVPSEIMNPIDTWSDRDKYIVAAKKLANLFYNNFKEKYPNMPENITNAGPKYND; translated from the coding sequence ATGAAAATGTATGGACTTGAAAAATTAGGAATTAATAATGTAACAGCAGCTCACTATAATTTAAGCCCTGCACAGCTTGTAGAAAAAGCTTTGGCAAATAACGAAGGAACATTGAGTGATACTGGTGCCTTTGTTATATTAACTGGTAAATATACTGGTCGTGCACCAGATGACAAATTTTTTGTAGACACTCCAGAAGTTCATAAATATATTGATTGGAGTAGAAATCAACCTATTGAAAAAGAAAAATTTGATGCAATTTTTGGAAAATTAGTTGCTTATTTACAAAATCGTGAAATTTTTATTTTTGATGGAAGAGCAGGAGCTAATCCTGAATACACAAGAAGATTTCGTGTTATAAATGAATTAGCTAGTCAAAACTTATTTATTCATCAACTACTAATTAGAACAGATGAAGAATACAATGAAAATAATGATATTGACTTCACTATTATTTCAGCACCTAACTTTCACTGTGTACCTGAAATAGATGGAGTTAATTCAGAAGCAGCAATTATTATTAATTTTGAAAAAAAGATAGCTATTATCTGTGCTACAAAATATTCAGGAGAAATCAAGAAAAGTGTATTTTCTATAATGAACTATATCATGCCTCATGAAAATATTTTACCTATGCACTGTTCAGCAAATATGGATCCAGTAACTCATGAAACTGCAATTTTCTTTGGATTATCTGGAACTGGAAAAACAACTCTATCAGCAGACCCTAATCGTAAATTGATTGGAGATGATGAACATGGTTGGTGCGATAAAGGTATTTTTAACTTTGAAGGAGGATGCTATGCAAAATGTATAAACTTAAAAGAAGAAAGTGAACCTGAAATTTACCGTGCAATTAAATTTGGAAGTTTAGTGGAAAATGTTGTTGTAGATCCTATAACAAGAAAAATCCAATATGAAGATGCAAGTATAACTCCAAATACAAGAGTAGGATATCCTATACATTATATTCCTAATGCTGAATTATCAGGAGTAGGTGGAATACCAAAAGTTGTTATATTCTTAACAGCAGATTCTTTTGGAGTATTGCCTCCAATTTCAAGATTAAGCCAAGAAGCTGCAATGTACCACTTTGTAACTGGATTTACTGCAAAACTTGCTGGAACAGAATTAGGAGTAAAAGAACCAGTTCCTACATTCTCAACATGTTTTGGAGAACCATTTATGCCTATGGATCCAAGTGTATATGCTAAAATGCTTGGTGAAAGATTACAAAAACATAATACAAAAGTATATTTAATTAACACTGGTTGGTCAGGTGGAGCTTATGGAACAGGTAAGAGAATTAATTTAAAATATACTCGTGCTATGGTAACAGCAGTATTAAACGGATATTTTGATAATGCTGAATACAAACATGATGATATATTTAACTTAGATATTCCTCAATCTTGCCCAGGAGTTCCTAGTGAAATCATGAATCCAATAGATACTTGGTCAGATAGAGATAAATATATTGTAGCTGCTAAGAAATTAGCTAATCTATTCTATAATAACTTTAAAGAAAAATATCCAAATATGCCAGAAAATATTACAAATGCTGGTCCTAAATATAATGATTAA
- the rpmA gene encoding 50S ribosomal protein L27, whose product MQFLFNIQLFAHKKGQGSVKNGRDSNPKYLGVKKYDGEVVKAGNIIVRQRGTKYHAGNNMGIGKDHTLFALIDGYVKFERLGKNKKQISIYSEK is encoded by the coding sequence ATGCAATTTTTATTTAATATACAATTATTTGCACATAAAAAAGGGCAAGGTTCTGTTAAAAACGGAAGAGACTCTAATCCTAAATATCTTGGAGTTAAAAAATATGATGGAGAAGTTGTAAAAGCTGGAAACATCATAGTAAGACAAAGAGGAACTAAATACCATGCAGGAAATAATATGGGAATTGGTAAAGACCACACTCTTTTCGCTTTAATTGATGGATATGTAAAATTTGAAAGATTAGGAAAAAATAAAAAACAAATTTCTATATATTCAGAAAAATAA
- a CDS encoding ribosomal-processing cysteine protease Prp — protein MTKVEIFRKNGSIVGYKASGHSGYSEQGSDIICSAIATSLQMTLAGIQEVLKLEPKFKMNDGFLDVDLRNISQNKFTEINILTESMALFLRELAKQYPKYIRLVEKEEK, from the coding sequence ATGACTAAAGTAGAAATTTTTAGAAAAAATGGTAGTATAGTAGGATATAAAGCGAGTGGACATTCTGGATATTCAGAACAAGGTAGTGATATTATTTGTTCTGCTATCGCAACATCATTACAAATGACTTTAGCAGGAATTCAAGAAGTGTTAAAGTTAGAACCTAAATTTAAAATGAATGATGGTTTTCTTGATGTTGATTTAAGAAATATTAGCCAAAATAAATTTACAGAAATAAATATACTCACAGAATCTATGGCTTTATTTTTAAGAGAATTAGCTAAGCAGTATCCTAAATACATTAGACTTGTAGAAAAGGAGGAAAAGTAA
- the rplU gene encoding 50S ribosomal protein L21, whose translation MYAVIKTGGKQYKVTEGDVLKVEKLNAEVNTTVELTEVLLVAGGDNAVKVGKPLVEGAKVVVEVLSQGKGPKVINFKYKPKKASHRKRGHRQLFTEVKVTSIIA comes from the coding sequence ATGTACGCAGTAATTAAAACTGGTGGAAAACAGTATAAAGTTACAGAAGGTGATGTATTAAAAGTAGAAAAATTAAATGCTGAAGTTAATACAACTGTTGAATTAACAGAAGTTCTTTTAGTAGCTGGTGGAGACAACGCAGTTAAAGTTGGTAAACCATTAGTAGAAGGAGCAAAAGTAGTTGTGGAAGTTTTATCTCAAGGTAAAGGTCCAAAAGTAATTAACTTCAAATACAAGCCTAAAAAAGCTAGTCACAGAAAAAGAGGACATAGACAACTTTTTACTGAAGTAAAAGTAACTTCAATAATAGCATAG
- a CDS encoding Type 1 glutamine amidotransferase-like domain-containing protein, with the protein MKKLFLCSYFAGVKDTFKDFMNNDTKGKKVLFIPTANIDEETKFLVDEAKEVFKSLEMEVEDLEISKLDEKTIKNKIEKANYLYIGGGNTFYLLQELKRKNLIDFIENKVNSGMVYIGESAGAIITSKNIEYSDLMDDVTIAKDLKEYSGLNLVDFYMVPHLNEFPFEESSKQIVEKYKDKLNIIAINNSQAIIVKDDKFEIK; encoded by the coding sequence ATGAAAAAATTATTTTTATGTTCATATTTTGCAGGAGTAAAAGATACATTTAAAGATTTTATGAATAATGATACCAAAGGAAAGAAAGTTTTATTTATCCCTACTGCTAATATAGATGAAGAAACTAAATTTTTAGTTGATGAAGCAAAAGAAGTATTTAAAAGCCTTGAAATGGAAGTAGAAGATTTAGAAATTTCAAAATTAGATGAAAAAACTATTAAAAATAAAATAGAAAAAGCTAACTATTTATATATTGGTGGTGGAAATACATTCTATTTACTACAAGAATTAAAAAGAAAAAATTTAATTGACTTTATAGAAAATAAGGTTAATTCTGGAATGGTATATATTGGAGAATCAGCTGGAGCAATAATCACTTCTAAAAATATAGAATATTCTGACTTAATGGATGATGTAACTATTGCAAAAGATTTAAAAGAATATTCAGGATTAAATTTAGTTGATTTCTATATGGTTCCTCACTTAAATGAATTTCCTTTTGAGGAAAGTTCAAAACAAATAGTTGAAAAATATAAGGATAAATTAAATATTATTGCTATAAATAATAGTCAGGCTATTATTGTAAAAGATGATAAATTTGAAATTAAATAA
- a CDS encoding nickel/cobalt transporter yields the protein MKKIIKYLVGILAIALIYLLISNFNFIMYKIAIYQQEIVEKISELIEKENEKIVYTMLFFTFLYGIVHSFGPGHGKTLVLTYSVKEKLNFPKLLLVSFLIAYLQGLSAYILVKFIINLSDKASMMLFYDLDNRTRLIASVLIILIGLYNIYSILRNKCCEHHHETKVKNILGFSIVLGLCPCPGVMTVLLFLESFGLSENLFLFTLSMSTGIFLVILFFGILANTFKKTLVEEENFKLHKILALFGASLMILFGIFQILILGE from the coding sequence ATGAAAAAAATCATTAAATACTTAGTTGGAATACTTGCTATTGCATTAATTTATTTATTAATTTCAAATTTTAATTTCATCATGTATAAAATAGCAATATATCAACAAGAAATAGTTGAAAAAATAAGTGAATTAATAGAAAAAGAAAATGAAAAAATTGTTTATACAATGTTATTTTTTACTTTCTTATATGGAATAGTCCATTCTTTTGGACCAGGACATGGAAAAACATTAGTTTTGACATATTCAGTAAAGGAGAAATTAAATTTTCCTAAATTACTTTTAGTATCTTTTTTAATAGCATATTTACAAGGTTTATCTGCATATATATTAGTAAAATTTATTATAAATCTTTCAGATAAAGCCTCTATGATGTTATTCTATGATTTAGACAATAGAACAAGGTTAATTGCTTCTGTTTTAATTATCTTAATTGGTCTATATAATATCTATTCAATTCTAAGAAATAAGTGTTGTGAACATCATCATGAAACAAAGGTAAAAAATATTTTAGGTTTTTCCATTGTTTTAGGACTTTGTCCTTGTCCTGGTGTAATGACTGTACTTTTATTTTTAGAAAGTTTTGGACTTAGTGAAAATTTATTCCTATTTACTTTATCTATGTCAACAGGAATATTTTTAGTGATATTATTCTTTGGAATTTTGGCTAATACTTTTAAAAAGACTTTGGTTGAAGAGGAGAATTTTAAATTACATAAAATTTTAGCTTTGTTTGGAGCTAGTCTTATGATTTTATTTGGTATATTTCAAATATTAATTTTGGGGGAATAA
- a CDS encoding DUF1007 family protein produces the protein MKFIYKTILFFIISIYSYSHPHVFFDTSIEVKAENEKLEGIELQLSLDELNTRLNKKILKPDKEMNVEQENIVFLKHLFKHIRVKYNNKTYKEEDVIFEQAKLVDGSLEIYFFLPIDEKITKNSKLKIALYDTKYYYNYDYEKSSLKIDKSVKSKVNFFTNDKIKFYFNLVSPEEYEVTFE, from the coding sequence ATGAAATTTATTTATAAAACAATATTATTTTTTATCATTAGTATATATAGTTATTCTCATCCCCATGTTTTTTTTGATACAAGTATAGAAGTGAAGGCAGAAAATGAAAAACTTGAAGGAATAGAATTACAATTAAGTTTAGATGAATTGAATACAAGATTGAACAAGAAAATCTTAAAACCTGATAAAGAGATGAATGTTGAACAAGAAAATATTGTATTTTTAAAACATTTATTTAAACATATAAGGGTTAAATACAATAACAAAACTTATAAAGAAGAGGATGTAATTTTTGAACAAGCAAAATTAGTGGACGGAAGTTTAGAAATATATTTTTTTCTTCCTATTGATGAAAAAATAACAAAAAATTCTAAATTAAAAATAGCTTTATATGACACAAAATATTACTACAATTATGATTATGAGAAATCATCATTAAAGATAGATAAGAGTGTAAAGTCTAAAGTAAACTTCTTTACAAATGATAAGATAAAATTTTATTTTAATTTGGTAAGTCCAGAGGAATATGAGGTGACATTTGAATGA
- the nikB gene encoding nickel ABC transporter permease has product MIKYIIKRILYLIPILIGVTFLTFLMLYLAPSDPISMKYTSMATVGNSKYIEEKKEEMGLNDSFIKQYMRWSKNVLSGDFGISTKYNVPVKDEIAKRLPKTLALTGTTILITIFLAFPLGIISAQYKNKWVDYFIRFFSFTGISIPSFWLGLMLMYFFSVKFRLLPIIGNKGIKSLILPSITLSVWLVAVYVRRIRTCILEEINKDYVVALKSKGISYSKIMFFHILPNSLLTIVTMFGMSIGSILGGTTIIETIFEYRGLGKMAADAITNRDYFLMQGYVIWTAIIYVVINLLVDILYKYLNPKIQIGDES; this is encoded by the coding sequence TTGATAAAATATATAATAAAAAGAATTTTGTATTTAATTCCTATATTGATTGGAGTAACTTTCCTAACTTTTTTAATGTTATATCTAGCTCCCTCTGATCCAATATCAATGAAATATACATCAATGGCTACTGTTGGAAATTCAAAATACATAGAAGAAAAAAAAGAAGAAATGGGTTTAAATGATAGTTTTATAAAACAATATATGAGATGGAGTAAAAATGTTCTATCTGGTGATTTTGGAATATCTACTAAATACAATGTACCAGTAAAAGATGAAATAGCCAAAAGACTTCCTAAAACATTAGCACTAACAGGAACAACTATTCTTATAACAATTTTTTTAGCTTTTCCTCTTGGAATAATATCAGCTCAATATAAAAATAAATGGGTAGATTACTTTATAAGATTTTTTTCATTTACAGGGATTTCTATACCTAGTTTCTGGTTAGGATTGATGTTAATGTATTTTTTTTCAGTAAAATTTAGACTTTTACCTATTATTGGAAATAAGGGAATAAAAAGTCTTATTCTTCCATCTATAACACTTTCAGTTTGGTTAGTTGCAGTATATGTAAGAAGAATAAGAACTTGTATACTTGAAGAAATAAATAAAGACTATGTTGTTGCTTTAAAGTCAAAGGGAATTTCATATTCAAAAATAATGTTCTTTCATATATTACCAAATTCTTTATTGACAATAGTTACAATGTTTGGAATGTCAATAGGCTCTATATTAGGTGGAACAACAATAATTGAAACAATATTTGAATATCGTGGACTTGGAAAGATGGCAGCAGATGCTATAACTAATAGAGATTATTTTTTAATGCAAGGCTATGTGATATGGACAGCTATAATCTATGTTGTAATAAATCTTCTTGTAGATATTCTTTATAAATATCTTAATCCTAAAATTCAAATAGGAGATGAGAGCTAA